A single Notoacmeibacter ruber DNA region contains:
- the clpS gene encoding ATP-dependent Clp protease adapter ClpS: MTQGLLGGSPFHLGPEDNSDHGDEGTGRGTAVITRTKAKTKRPNLYRVLLLNDDYTPMEFVILVLEQFFQMDREMATRVMLHVHTQGVGECGVYTFEVAETKVTQVMDFAHQNQHPLQCVMEKK; encoded by the coding sequence ATGACGCAAGGGCTTCTCGGCGGCAGTCCATTTCATCTTGGTCCAGAGGACAATTCCGATCACGGTGACGAGGGAACCGGCCGTGGCACGGCCGTTATTACCCGCACCAAGGCGAAGACCAAGCGGCCGAACCTGTATCGGGTGCTCCTTCTCAATGACGACTACACTCCGATGGAGTTCGTGATCCTTGTGCTCGAGCAGTTCTTTCAGATGGACCGCGAGATGGCCACAAGGGTGATGTTGCATGTTCACACGCAGGGTGTGGGCGAATGCGGCGTCTATACGTTCGAGGTTGCCGAAACCAAAGTCACGCAGGTGATGGATTTTGCGCATCAGAACCAGCATCCACTGCAGTGCGTGATGGAAAAGAAATGA
- a CDS encoding phasin family protein, with protein sequence MYQNFEQINAASKEVMDSQLASVAAVSKSMQTIATETADYAKKSMEMNASYFEKLMGQKSLEGAMEVQSEYARTAYENFVAESKKFGALYQDLAKEMAKPMEKAAAQAK encoded by the coding sequence ATGTACCAGAACTTCGAACAGATTAACGCCGCTTCCAAGGAAGTCATGGACAGCCAGCTCGCAAGCGTCGCCGCCGTCTCCAAGTCGATGCAGACGATTGCTACAGAGACCGCCGATTACGCGAAGAAGTCGATGGAGATGAATGCCTCCTACTTCGAAAAGCTGATGGGCCAGAAGTCCCTGGAAGGCGCCATGGAAGTGCAGTCGGAATACGCCCGCACCGCTTATGAAAACTTCGTTGCCGAAAGCAAGAAGTTCGGCGCGCTCTATCAGGATCTGGCCAAGGAAATGGCCAAGCCGATGGAAAAGGCCGCCGCTCAGGCGAAATAA
- a CDS encoding D-alanyl-D-alanine carboxypeptidase: MRLPPSPSPLARRLTAVTAIAASVVLSGTVQSYAAEYAGIVVDAKTGETLYSHRADSIGYPASLTKMMTLYITFEAMKAGKVGKNTEIPMSAYCSRRPPTKIGIRPGGSIKLEPAILSLVTKSANDVSCALGEYFGGSESKFGKIMTAKARGLGMSRTVFRNPHGLPDSKQVTTARDMARLGIALREHFPEYYSYFSTRSFSYRGARHGNHNKLLGRIRGVDGIKTGYTRASGFNLVSSVRDDGRSIVAVVMGGRTGASRNAQMTKLINSYLPKASRSGAGSLVARANPANVHAGATIAMIDPGKLPVPMRNPALRQPQVIAQSNSVVAVAAAPKLPPAPASAYAPVSRPQKALPQHSAAPRPSVEIDSIKTSSTVPTGEWVVQVASVGSPEQARDMIDRMQARAAGLLGKRQGFTVPFVKNGTEYHRVRFAGFGGKSEAWSTCSGLKRQDIACYAVQQ, translated from the coding sequence TTGCGTTTGCCACCGTCCCCAAGCCCCCTCGCCCGCCGTCTGACTGCAGTCACCGCCATCGCGGCGTCGGTGGTTCTTTCCGGTACAGTTCAGTCCTACGCCGCAGAATATGCCGGTATCGTGGTCGATGCGAAAACGGGCGAAACCCTCTACTCGCATCGGGCTGACTCGATCGGATATCCGGCGTCTCTTACGAAGATGATGACGCTTTATATCACCTTCGAAGCGATGAAGGCCGGCAAGGTCGGGAAGAATACCGAGATCCCGATGAGCGCCTATTGCTCGCGTCGCCCGCCGACAAAAATTGGCATCCGGCCGGGCGGTTCGATCAAGCTCGAGCCCGCCATCCTCTCGCTTGTCACCAAGAGCGCCAACGATGTCTCCTGCGCCCTTGGCGAATATTTCGGCGGCAGTGAAAGCAAGTTCGGCAAGATCATGACCGCCAAGGCCCGCGGCCTCGGCATGTCACGCACCGTCTTCCGCAACCCGCACGGGTTGCCCGACAGCAAGCAGGTGACGACCGCCCGCGACATGGCTCGGCTGGGCATCGCGCTACGCGAGCATTTTCCGGAATATTACTCCTATTTCTCGACCCGCAGCTTTTCCTACCGGGGCGCAAGGCACGGCAACCATAACAAGCTGCTCGGCCGCATCCGCGGCGTTGACGGCATCAAGACTGGCTACACGCGGGCCTCCGGCTTCAACCTCGTATCCAGCGTTCGGGACGATGGCCGCTCGATCGTCGCCGTCGTCATGGGCGGCCGCACGGGCGCGTCTCGCAATGCCCAGATGACCAAACTGATCAACAGCTACCTGCCAAAGGCCTCGCGCAGCGGTGCCGGATCGCTTGTGGCGAGAGCCAACCCGGCCAACGTCCATGCGGGCGCCACGATCGCGATGATCGATCCCGGCAAGCTGCCGGTACCGATGCGCAACCCAGCGCTTCGCCAACCGCAGGTCATCGCTCAGTCCAATTCGGTGGTCGCGGTGGCCGCGGCACCGAAGCTGCCGCCGGCACCCGCCTCGGCCTACGCCCCGGTTTCCAGGCCACAAAAGGCGCTTCCGCAGCATTCAGCAGCCCCGCGCCCTTCGGTAGAAATCGACAGCATCAAGACCTCATCGACCGTCCCCACAGGTGAATGGGTCGTGCAGGTGGCATCCGTCGGTAGCCCGGAGCAGGCGCGCGACATGATTGACCGCATGCAGGCCCGTGCCGCCGGTCTTCTTGGAAAGCGGCAGGGTTTCACCGTTCCGTTCGTCAAGAACGGCACCGAATATCACCGGGTCCGCTTCGCCGGATTTGGCGGCAAGTCCGAAGCCTGGTCGACCTGTTCCGGCCTGAAGCGCCAGGACATCGCCTGCTACGCCGTCCAGCAATAG
- a CDS encoding division plane positioning ATPase MipZ: MFGRQRVQASGRSGAAHLLVCGNEKGGSGKSTLGIHIATDLLNRGLRVGILDLDIRQQTMARFFAYRARTASIKKLALPMPRVEILPAVRRERVADVEHEERCKLFRLLLDLRNDCDIVIVDTPGASTNLSDIVHSQADTLISPMNDSFVDFDVLGSIDPVTGQFGGTSHYADTVRHARRERRHADGAMLDWVIVRNRQATFSSRNERKVDNGLRQLAMQMGFRLVDGIGERVVFRELFPLGLTVMDSAVLYDLNVCSRTSPSHLAGKAEIERLVRALRLPLEAEGAQRAAIRRELGRPNEFRTRIAELLH; encoded by the coding sequence ATGTTCGGTCGGCAGAGGGTGCAGGCGTCGGGTCGAAGCGGGGCGGCGCATCTTCTTGTCTGCGGCAATGAGAAGGGTGGCTCCGGCAAATCGACGCTCGGAATCCATATCGCGACCGATCTACTTAACAGAGGGCTGCGAGTCGGCATTCTGGATCTTGATATCCGTCAGCAGACAATGGCGCGCTTTTTCGCTTACCGGGCGCGGACAGCTTCGATAAAGAAACTGGCCCTGCCGATGCCGCGCGTCGAGATCTTGCCGGCTGTCCGTCGCGAGCGGGTAGCCGACGTGGAGCATGAAGAGCGATGCAAGCTTTTTCGTCTGCTGCTCGATCTGCGTAATGACTGCGACATCGTGATTGTCGATACGCCTGGCGCTTCCACCAACCTTTCCGATATCGTGCATAGCCAGGCCGACACGCTTATCTCGCCGATGAATGACAGTTTCGTCGACTTTGATGTTCTTGGTTCCATCGACCCAGTGACCGGCCAGTTCGGCGGAACATCCCATTATGCCGATACGGTCCGTCATGCGCGCCGCGAACGGCGCCATGCCGATGGCGCGATGCTCGACTGGGTGATCGTTCGTAACCGGCAGGCGACCTTCAGTTCGCGCAACGAGCGAAAGGTCGATAATGGGTTACGGCAGCTGGCCATGCAGATGGGATTTCGGCTCGTCGATGGTATCGGGGAACGGGTCGTTTTTCGGGAGCTTTTTCCGCTTGGACTGACGGTTATGGACTCCGCTGTCCTCTATGACCTCAACGTCTGCAGCCGCACCAGTCCGTCGCATTTGGCGGGCAAGGCGGAGATCGAACGGCTCGTAAGAGCGCTGCGTTTGCCACTCGAGGCGGAAGGCGCACAGAGGGCTGCCATTCGTCGCGAGCTTGGCCGTCCGAATGAGTTCAGAACCCGGATCGCCGAACTGCTTCACTAG
- a CDS encoding DUF1489 family protein — protein sequence MTLHLIKLCVGVDSVTQLRDSIESRLQDRRRRGVPVEQIHVTRMMPKRSDEILQGGSLYWVIKGAVQARQKILELRALSDTDGLKRCGIVLEPVLHPVRPVARKAFQGWRYLDAESAPADLSQHIDDDVPPELMAQLVSLGLV from the coding sequence ATGACGTTGCATCTCATCAAACTCTGCGTTGGTGTGGATAGCGTAACGCAATTGCGTGATAGCATCGAAAGCCGGTTGCAGGACCGGCGGCGAAGAGGTGTTCCGGTCGAGCAGATCCATGTGACCCGGATGATGCCAAAGCGGTCAGACGAGATTCTTCAGGGCGGCTCGCTTTACTGGGTCATCAAGGGGGCGGTGCAGGCCCGCCAGAAGATTCTTGAACTGCGCGCGCTCTCCGACACGGATGGGCTGAAGCGTTGCGGTATCGTTCTCGAACCGGTTCTGCATCCCGTGCGCCCCGTTGCCCGCAAAGCCTTTCAGGGCTGGCGATATCTTGATGCCGAAAGCGCTCCCGCCGATCTTTCCCAACACATTGACGATGATGTGCCGCCAGAATTGATGGCGCAGCTTGTCAGTCTTGGTCTCGTTTGA
- a CDS encoding heparan-alpha-glucosaminide N-acetyltransferase gives MDSGPIAERVPRVNAIDVARTIALIAMAIYHFSWDLAIFGYAAIDLPQRPGMIVFARMIAGSFIFLAGISLVLAHGEGIRWPSYRKRLLQIIVAAVLVTIATLIAFPETFIFFGILHLIALASLLGLAFLHLNALLTVSVAVFFLALPHFFRSEFFSAGPLLWLGLAETPRVSNDYVPLFPWFGVFLFGMAFGRIGRDRGWFRRFSETTFDRSLPNWLAVPGRHSLIVYLIHQPVLLALVWLAATLVPPGISIADVRAPCERSCLAQSEDAAFCTRYCGCILSAMDEEDLLYRGASLDSLTDEQLQMVDQQRNQCMREVDTELYGSPSGADDTQEEDSTR, from the coding sequence ATGGATTCGGGTCCAATCGCTGAGCGGGTGCCGCGCGTAAATGCGATCGATGTGGCGCGTACGATCGCCCTGATCGCCATGGCGATCTACCATTTTTCATGGGATCTGGCGATTTTCGGCTATGCTGCGATCGACCTTCCTCAACGCCCCGGGATGATCGTCTTCGCGCGGATGATCGCGGGCAGCTTCATTTTTCTGGCGGGCATTTCACTCGTCCTGGCCCATGGCGAAGGGATACGCTGGCCCTCCTATCGCAAGCGCCTGTTGCAGATCATTGTCGCTGCCGTCCTCGTTACAATCGCAACCCTCATCGCATTTCCCGAAACATTTATCTTTTTCGGCATTCTGCACCTGATCGCGCTCGCTTCGCTTCTCGGTCTCGCCTTCCTCCATTTGAACGCGCTTCTTACCGTGTCTGTAGCGGTGTTCTTTTTAGCGCTGCCACACTTTTTCCGTTCCGAGTTCTTCTCGGCGGGCCCCCTTCTATGGCTGGGGTTGGCAGAGACACCGCGCGTCTCGAACGATTATGTTCCGCTCTTCCCTTGGTTTGGCGTGTTTCTGTTCGGGATGGCGTTCGGGCGGATCGGCCGAGATCGCGGCTGGTTTCGGCGCTTTTCCGAAACCACTTTCGATCGCAGCCTGCCAAACTGGCTTGCGGTGCCCGGACGGCACTCCCTGATTGTCTATCTTATCCACCAGCCGGTTCTGCTGGCGTTGGTCTGGCTGGCTGCGACTCTGGTCCCGCCAGGCATCTCGATCGCGGACGTAAGGGCCCCGTGCGAACGCAGTTGCCTGGCGCAGTCCGAGGACGCAGCTTTCTGCACGCGCTATTGCGGCTGCATCCTGTCAGCCATGGACGAGGAAGACCTTCTTTATCGTGGAGCCTCCCTTGATTCTCTGACAGACGAGCAATTGCAGATGGTCGATCAGCAGAGAAATCAGTGCATGCGAGAGGTCGACACGGAATTATACGGCTCTCCATCCGGCGCTGACGACACCCAGGAAGAGGACTCGACGCGATGA
- a CDS encoding methyltransferase family protein, which yields MIALIAGVTAYVLGRFLTPLAILPASFVPVLAAFGWLLVVMGLGLDLLAMWTLHRHGTTVSPMHGSAKLVTSGPYRISRNPIYLGNTIILIGLGFAFNNFWFPILAVLAGFAVTKLQIIPEERYLAARFGKSWRHYSKRISRWF from the coding sequence GTGATCGCCCTGATCGCCGGCGTTACAGCCTATGTCCTGGGCCGATTTCTGACGCCGCTTGCGATTCTACCCGCCTCGTTCGTGCCCGTTCTTGCAGCTTTTGGATGGCTTCTCGTCGTGATGGGCCTCGGACTGGACCTCTTGGCGATGTGGACACTGCACCGGCACGGGACGACCGTCTCGCCAATGCACGGCTCGGCGAAGCTGGTCACGAGCGGCCCCTACCGGATCAGCCGAAATCCCATTTATCTCGGCAATACGATCATCCTGATCGGCCTTGGCTTCGCCTTCAACAATTTCTGGTTTCCGATTCTCGCCGTCCTCGCCGGATTCGCGGTTACCAAGCTCCAGATCATACCGGAAGAACGGTATCTCGCCGCACGTTTTGGGAAATCCTGGCGGCATTACAGCAAGCGTATCTCGCGCTGGTTCTGA